The Deinococcus terrestris genomic sequence GCGGGCGGCGCTGCCATGAGCATTGAGTGGTACGCCGTTCACACCTACGTGGGTCAGGAAGACCGCGTGCAGCAGCACCTGCTGGAGCGTGCCCGCAAGCTGGGCATGCACCACACCAAGATCTTTCAGGTGCTGCAACCCACCGAAAAGGCTGTCGAGCTTCAGGAAGGCGGCAAAAAGGTCGAGGTCGAGCGTAAACTCTTTCCCGGCTACGTCTTCGTGCAGATGGATGTCGAGGACGACGACGCGCCCGGCGAACTCGGCGAGTCCTGGGAAGTTGTGCGCGGCACGAGCGGCGTGACCGGCTTTGTCGGCACCGCCACCCGCCCGGTGCCCCTTTCCCCCGAGGAAGTGCAGCGCCTGCTGGCCTCGGTCGGCGTGGCGGCCCAGGCCCCGGAAGAGGCGGCCCCCCGCATCAAGGTCGACCTGAAACCCGGCGACATGGTCCGGGTCACGGGCGGTCCTTTCGCCGACTTCAGCGGCGTGGTGAGCGAGGTCAACGCTCCGCAGGCCAAGGTCAAGGTACTGGTCAGCATCTTCGGGCGCGAAACGCCGGTCGAACTCGACTTCGCGCAGGTCAGCAAGTAAGTCCCTGGGGCGCGGGGCTTGGCAGACAAGCCCCGCGCCCTGTACACTGCCAAAGTTGCTGTCCGGCGGCCCCCCAGGGCTGATGAGCAGCGCTTAGCGCCAGCACCCCGCCGATCCGCGTGACCGGCCGGGGGAGCTAAGGAGGACACATGAAGAAAGTCACTGGGCTTGTCAAGCTCCAACTGCCCGCGGGCAAGGCCACTCCGGCCCCCCCCGTCGGCCCTGCGCTGGGTCAGTACGGCGCGAACATCATGGAGTTCACGAAGGCGTTCAACGCGCAGACGGCCGACAAGGGGGACGCGATCATCCCCGTCGAGATCACCATCTACGCCGACCGCTCGTTTACCTTCATCACCAAGACCCCCCCGATGAGCTACCTGATCCGCAAGGCGGCGGGACTCCAGAAGGGCAGCGCGACCCCCAACAAGGCCAAGGTCGGCAAGCTGAACTGGGATCAGGTCCTGGAAATCGCCAAGACCAAGATGCCCGACCTCAATGCGGGCAGCGTGGAAGCTGCCGCGCAGACGGTGGCCGGAACCGCCCGCTCCATGGGCGTGACCATTGAGGGGGCTCCCAATGCCTAAGCACGGCAAGCGCTACCGCGCCCTGGTCGAGAAGGTCGACCGTAACAAGCAGTACACCATCGACGAGGCCGCCGCGCTCGTGAAGGAACTGGCGACTGCCAAGTTCGACGAGACGGTGGAAGTGCACTTCCGCCTCGGCATTGACCCCCGCAAGAGCGACCAGAACGTGCGCGGTACGGTCGCCCTTCCTCACGGCACCGGCCGCAGCGTGCGCGTGGCCGTGATTACCAAGGGGGACAACGTGGCCGCTGCAGAGGCGGCGGGCGCCGACGTGGTCGGCAGCGACGAGCTGATCGAGCGCATCGCGGGCGGCTTCATGGAGTTCGACGCCGTCGTGGCGACGCCCGACATGATGGCGCAGGTCGGCCAGAAGCTCGCGCGTCTGCTGGGGCCGCGGGGCCTCTTGCCCAACCCCAAGAGCGGCACCGTCGGCCCCGACGTGGCGGGCATGGTGCGCGGCCTCAAGGCCGGACGTATCGAGTTCCGCAACGACAAGACCGGCGTGGTGCACGCGCCCATCGGCAAGGCCAGCTTCGAGCCGGGCAACCTCAGCGCCAACTATCAGGCGCTGGTGTCGGCCCTGGAAGCCGCCAAGCCGGGCAGTGCCAAGGGCGTGTACCTCCGCAGCGCGTACCTCACCAGCACGATGGGGCCGAGCATTCCCCTCACGCTGAGCACGCAGGCCCAGGCCTGATTCCCCCTGGGGAGGGGCGCGGTCCTCTCCCCCTGACTTCAGCACCCCGGTGCGCTCCTTGCACCTTCCTAATCTCGGCACCGTAGACAGCGGGGACCCTTGCCAGGTTTAAACATCCCGCCGAGTTGTCAGGGCGCGAGAGTGCGTACCTGGACTTGTTCACCACCAAGGAGGTTCCCAGTGGCGAACGCACGCAATCAGCAGAACCTGAGCAGCCTTCAGGAGAGCCTCACCGGGATCGAGACGTTCTACGTCGTCGATTACCAGGGGCTGACCGCCGGGCAGCTCAGCCGCCTGCGCAAGGACATCC encodes the following:
- the nusG gene encoding transcription termination/antitermination protein NusG produces the protein MSIEWYAVHTYVGQEDRVQQHLLERARKLGMHHTKIFQVLQPTEKAVELQEGGKKVEVERKLFPGYVFVQMDVEDDDAPGELGESWEVVRGTSGVTGFVGTATRPVPLSPEEVQRLLASVGVAAQAPEEAAPRIKVDLKPGDMVRVTGGPFADFSGVVSEVNAPQAKVKVLVSIFGRETPVELDFAQVSK
- the rplK gene encoding 50S ribosomal protein L11, producing the protein MKKVTGLVKLQLPAGKATPAPPVGPALGQYGANIMEFTKAFNAQTADKGDAIIPVEITIYADRSFTFITKTPPMSYLIRKAAGLQKGSATPNKAKVGKLNWDQVLEIAKTKMPDLNAGSVEAAAQTVAGTARSMGVTIEGAPNA
- the rplA gene encoding 50S ribosomal protein L1; translated protein: MPKHGKRYRALVEKVDRNKQYTIDEAAALVKELATAKFDETVEVHFRLGIDPRKSDQNVRGTVALPHGTGRSVRVAVITKGDNVAAAEAAGADVVGSDELIERIAGGFMEFDAVVATPDMMAQVGQKLARLLGPRGLLPNPKSGTVGPDVAGMVRGLKAGRIEFRNDKTGVVHAPIGKASFEPGNLSANYQALVSALEAAKPGSAKGVYLRSAYLTSTMGPSIPLTLSTQAQA